A stretch of the Thermus thermophilus genome encodes the following:
- a CDS encoding nucleotidyltransferase domain-containing protein: MTRVFRFDPKARLKEVAEAARALGERPEVLAVVLFGSQARGEATAFSDADLVK; encoded by the coding sequence TTGACCCGCGTCTTCCGCTTTGACCCCAAGGCCCGCCTTAAGGAGGTGGCCGAGGCGGCAAGGGCCTTAGGGGAGCGCCCCGAGGTCCTCGCCGTGGTCCTCTTCGGCTCCCAGGCCCGGGGGGAGGCCACCGCCTTCAGCGACGCCGACCTGGTCAAGTAG